In Vicinamibacterales bacterium, the genomic stretch GCCGAATCAGGTACTGCTCGGCGTCGCGACGGCTGAGTTCGCGCGGCGTGGGGGTGGACGCCTCCTCGATATCGGCTGTGGAGCGGCGCGCAACGCCGTGCCACTCGCGCGCATCGGCTGGCACGTGCTGGGCACCGACCTGTCGTGGCCGATGCTGAGGGCCGCCGCCGACCGTGTCGCCACCGCAGGCGAGGCGAAACGGGTGCGACTGGTGCTCGCCCCGATGGACGATCTGCCCGTAGCCACCGGGAGTATCGATTTCCTTGTCGCCCAGGGCATCTGGAACCTGGCGCCGTCGGGTGCGACGCTGCGCAGGGCGGTGACCGAGGCGGCCCGAGTCGCCTGCCCAGGCGCGGCCCTGTTCGTGTTCACGTTCTCACGCCACACTCTGCCGCCCGATGCGGAGCCGGTGCCGGGTGAACGGTTCGTCTTCACGCAGTTTTCCGGCCAGCCGCAGTGTTTCCTGACCGAACGTGAACTCATCGCTGAACTCGCGACGGCGGGTTTCGACCTG encodes the following:
- a CDS encoding class I SAM-dependent methyltransferase, producing the protein MTTPPIDPLSGSPWSAPETVAGFVSSPPNQVLLGVATAEFARRGGGRLLDIGCGAARNAVPLARIGWHVLGTDLSWPMLRAAADRVATAGEAKRVRLVLAPMDDLPVATGSIDFLVAQGIWNLAPSGATLRRAVTEAARVACPGAALFVFTFSRHTLPPDAEPVPGERFVFTQFSGQPQCFLTERELIAELATAGFDL